A window from Primulina eburnea isolate SZY01 chromosome 2, ASM2296580v1, whole genome shotgun sequence encodes these proteins:
- the LOC140820731 gene encoding uncharacterized protein: MKPAPSKQTQGDGTKLEGCRRIWSVKEEEVLICALKDIITRGWKKENGFRGGYLHVLERAMVKAFPGTDIRALPHINSKLHVWKKNHKMLTSMLAQRGIDWNGEEYTIEAQDDAWDLYVKIDSGARTMRYKVWPHYNDWCQIYGNDPIIRENTENFSDTDKKIDTTDSGKNEKEMALEFDCCINEGLDDENEVSVCRLQESETGKKQMPRKRKLSDHGYDDPFRAIVDLSESVGISFGEIIKRLGHEYEVSNARKQVYGELGKIPGLSTRDKIIVARLLVNKTPDMDLFFSLPDDARVVMVKMLLANRL; this comes from the exons ATGAAGCCTGCACCAAGTAAACAAACTCAAGGGGATGGAACGAAATTGGAAGGATGCAGACGAATTTGGTCAGTAAAAGAAGAGGAAGTGTTGATATGTGCTCTAAAAGATATTATCACCAGAGGCTGGAAAAAAGAAAATGGCTTCAGAGGTGGCTATTTGCATGTGCTTGAAAGGGCAATGGTCAAAGCTTTTCCTGGTACTGACATCAGGGCCTTGCCTCACATAAATTCCAAGCTACATGTTTGGaagaaaaatcataaaatgTTGACAAGCATGCTGGCACAAAGGGGGATTGATTGGAATGGAGAAGAGTACACGATTGAGGCACAAGATGATGCATGGGATTTATATGTGAAG ATAGACAGCGGTGCTCGTACAATGAGGTACAAGGTTTGGCCACATTACAATGACTGGTGTCAAATATATGGAAATGATCCCATCATAAGAGAAAATACCGAAAATTTTTCTGATACTGATAAAAAAATAGATACAACAGATTCAGGAAAAAATGAGAAAGAAATGGCACTAGAATTCGACTGTTGCATCAACGAGGGGCTCGATGATGAAAATGAGGTATCTGTGTGTCGTCTTCAAGAAAGTGAGACAGGAAAGAAGCAAATGCCAAGGAAAAGGAAGCTTTCAGATCATGGTTATGATGATCCATTCAGGGCCATTGTTGATCTCTCCGAATCTGTCGGCATCAGTTTTGGTGAAATTATCAAACGATTAGGGCATGAGTATGAGGTATCAAACGCTCGAAAACAAGTCTATGGTGAACTCGGTAAAATTCCAGGATTGTCCACGCGAGATAAGATAATCGTCGCGAGGCTTCTCGTGAACAAAACTCCGGACATGGACCTCTTTTTCAGCCTTCCTGATGATGCAAGAGTTGTGATGGTTAAAATGTTATTGGCTAATCGACTTTAg
- the LOC140820737 gene encoding uncharacterized protein isoform X1 yields the protein MFNDGYPISSTNMQEFSVVDGFLEVTEGLTDMIKYVANEPSVGLFYVQKHIQNAAPNLVNLKNNVVEKSRETVLHTEDLEDSMAMMRSMKECGFPAAEEMIGEIKKSLSIMANKQPRKGLLSNSGSGYIGRTRSWSPATLGSNAMFPHPDDEKNGGYLSGVFKSAKQKVTNLKWPQVESKDSMKSEDTSPNAKEGHLTVPEAEGEDLLSNQDGKQLQEESQLSTSLSHLALLSLCENYDEFKADREAKLEEWLGGVASN from the exons ATGTTCAA TGATGGGTATCCAATATCTTCCACAAATATGCAAGAATTCTCTGTTGTCGATGGTTTTTTGGAAGTGACAGAAGGCTTGACAGACATGATAAAGTACGTGGCAAATGAGCCCTCCGTTGGGCTTTTCTATGTTCAGAAGCATATCCAAAATGCAGCGCCCAACCTTGTTAATCTCAAGAATAATGTTGTTGAAAAATCTCGTGAGACGGTATTGCATACAGAAGATTTAGAAGACTCTATGGCCATGATGAGATCGATGAAAGAATGTGGCTTCCCAGCTGCAGAAGAAATGATTGGGGAAATAAAAAAATCTCTTTCCATCATGGCAAATAAACAACCAAGAAAAGGATTACTCTCTAACTCTGGATCGGGTTATATTGGAAGAACTAGGTCGTGGTCACCAGCCACCTTGGGAAGTAATGCCATGTTTCCTCATCCGgatgatgaaaagaatggaggCTATTTGTCTGGTGTTTTCAAGTCTGCAAAACAAAAGGTCACGAACTTAAAGTGGCCTCAAGTTGAGTCTAAGGATTCGATGAAATCCGAGGATACATCCCCAAACGCAAAAGAAGGCCATTTAACTGTGCCAGAGGCCGAGGGTGAAGATTTATTGTCGAATCAAGATGGTAAACAGCTTCAAGAAGAATCACAACTTAGTACAAGCTTGTCCCACCTAGCTTTACTTTCATTATGCGAGAACTATGATGAGTTCAAAGCTGATAGAGAAGCTAAATTGGAAGAATGGCTTGGAGGGGTGGCAAGCAATTAG
- the LOC140820737 gene encoding uncharacterized protein isoform X2, protein MQEFSVVDGFLEVTEGLTDMIKYVANEPSVGLFYVQKHIQNAAPNLVNLKNNVVEKSRETVLHTEDLEDSMAMMRSMKECGFPAAEEMIGEIKKSLSIMANKQPRKGLLSNSGSGYIGRTRSWSPATLGSNAMFPHPDDEKNGGYLSGVFKSAKQKVTNLKWPQVESKDSMKSEDTSPNAKEGHLTVPEAEGEDLLSNQDGKQLQEESQLSTSLSHLALLSLCENYDEFKADREAKLEEWLGGVASN, encoded by the coding sequence ATGCAAGAATTCTCTGTTGTCGATGGTTTTTTGGAAGTGACAGAAGGCTTGACAGACATGATAAAGTACGTGGCAAATGAGCCCTCCGTTGGGCTTTTCTATGTTCAGAAGCATATCCAAAATGCAGCGCCCAACCTTGTTAATCTCAAGAATAATGTTGTTGAAAAATCTCGTGAGACGGTATTGCATACAGAAGATTTAGAAGACTCTATGGCCATGATGAGATCGATGAAAGAATGTGGCTTCCCAGCTGCAGAAGAAATGATTGGGGAAATAAAAAAATCTCTTTCCATCATGGCAAATAAACAACCAAGAAAAGGATTACTCTCTAACTCTGGATCGGGTTATATTGGAAGAACTAGGTCGTGGTCACCAGCCACCTTGGGAAGTAATGCCATGTTTCCTCATCCGgatgatgaaaagaatggaggCTATTTGTCTGGTGTTTTCAAGTCTGCAAAACAAAAGGTCACGAACTTAAAGTGGCCTCAAGTTGAGTCTAAGGATTCGATGAAATCCGAGGATACATCCCCAAACGCAAAAGAAGGCCATTTAACTGTGCCAGAGGCCGAGGGTGAAGATTTATTGTCGAATCAAGATGGTAAACAGCTTCAAGAAGAATCACAACTTAGTACAAGCTTGTCCCACCTAGCTTTACTTTCATTATGCGAGAACTATGATGAGTTCAAAGCTGATAGAGAAGCTAAATTGGAAGAATGGCTTGGAGGGGTGGCAAGCAATTAG